A genomic region of Betaproteobacteria bacterium contains the following coding sequences:
- the clpA gene encoding ATP-dependent Clp protease ATP-binding subunit ClpA — protein MIAQELEVSLHMAFMEARQKRHEFITVEHLLLAMLDNPSAAEVLRACAANVEELRKLLTDFINEHTPVVSGEDVDTQPTLGFQRVIQRAILHVQSSGKKEVTGANVLVAIFGEKDSHAVYFLHQKGVTRLDVVNFISHGITKVPQTTPAKTQPESEADSDQEQNSGGALESYTLNLNALAISGKIDPLIGRERELERVIQTLCRRRKNNPLLVGEAGVGKTAIAEGLARRIIEGAVPEILARCQVYALDMGSLLAGTKYRGDFEQRLKAVLKQLTDNPNAILFIDEIHTLIGAGAASGGTLDASNLLKPALSSGSLKCIGATTYTEYRGIFEKDHALSRRFQKIDVTEPSVAETVEILRGLKTRFEAHHGVKYTASALTSAAELSARFINDRHLPDKAIDVIDEAGAAQRILPKSKQKRVISKHEIEETIAKIARVPAQSVSSTDRSKLQNLDRDLKAVVFGQDRAIDALAASIKMSRSGLGNPQKPIGSFLFSGPTGVGKTEVARQLAYTMGVELIRFDMSEYMERHAVSRLIGAPPGYVGFDQGGLLTEQIAKHPYSVVLLDEIEKAHPDIFNIMLQVMDHGTLTDNNGRKADFRNTVIVMTTNAGAAELSKTTMGFTQQRAVGDEMAEIKRMFTPEFRNRLDAIISFAALSQEIIVRVVDKFLMQLEEQLHEKKVEVAFTDALKAYLAKNGFDPHMGARPMARLIQDTIRSALADELLFGKLAGGGSVTVDVDAEGKTKLQINEAKRETKDKEESVA, from the coding sequence ATGATTGCGCAGGAGCTAGAAGTCAGTTTGCACATGGCGTTCATGGAAGCCCGGCAGAAGCGCCACGAGTTCATTACCGTGGAGCACTTGCTGCTCGCCATGCTGGACAATCCGTCTGCCGCGGAAGTCCTGCGCGCCTGTGCGGCCAACGTCGAGGAACTGCGCAAACTCCTGACTGATTTCATCAATGAACATACCCCGGTGGTGAGCGGCGAGGATGTCGATACCCAGCCGACGCTCGGATTCCAGCGCGTGATCCAGCGCGCGATCCTGCATGTGCAGTCGTCCGGCAAGAAGGAAGTGACCGGCGCCAATGTCCTGGTGGCCATTTTCGGCGAGAAAGATTCCCACGCCGTGTATTTCCTGCACCAGAAGGGGGTTACACGTCTCGATGTAGTGAATTTCATTTCGCACGGCATCACCAAGGTTCCGCAGACGACACCCGCCAAAACGCAGCCGGAAAGTGAGGCGGATTCTGATCAGGAACAGAATTCCGGCGGCGCGCTGGAAAGCTACACGCTGAACCTGAACGCGCTCGCCATTTCCGGCAAGATCGATCCGTTGATCGGGCGCGAGCGCGAACTCGAGCGCGTCATTCAAACACTGTGCCGCCGGCGCAAGAACAACCCGCTGCTGGTGGGCGAGGCCGGTGTGGGCAAGACCGCAATCGCCGAAGGATTGGCACGCCGGATCATCGAAGGCGCCGTGCCGGAAATTCTGGCCCGTTGCCAGGTTTACGCGCTGGACATGGGCTCGCTGCTGGCGGGAACAAAATATCGTGGCGATTTCGAGCAGCGCCTGAAAGCGGTGCTCAAGCAACTCACCGACAATCCGAATGCAATCCTGTTCATCGATGAAATCCATACACTGATCGGTGCGGGTGCTGCCTCGGGCGGGACGCTCGACGCCTCAAATCTGCTGAAGCCCGCGCTTTCCTCGGGCAGCCTCAAGTGCATCGGTGCGACGACCTACACCGAATACCGGGGCATTTTCGAGAAAGATCATGCGCTGTCGCGCCGGTTTCAGAAAATCGACGTAACGGAGCCTTCAGTCGCCGAAACCGTCGAGATCCTGCGCGGATTGAAGACGAGGTTCGAAGCACATCACGGCGTCAAATACACCGCGTCAGCCCTGACTTCCGCCGCGGAACTTTCGGCGCGTTTCATCAACGACCGCCATCTCCCCGACAAGGCGATCGACGTGATCGACGAGGCAGGGGCGGCGCAGCGCATCCTGCCGAAATCAAAGCAGAAGCGCGTCATCAGCAAACACGAGATCGAAGAGACTATCGCCAAGATCGCGCGTGTACCTGCCCAGAGCGTTTCGTCGACTGACCGCAGCAAGCTGCAGAATCTCGATCGCGACCTGAAAGCCGTGGTGTTCGGCCAGGACCGAGCAATCGATGCGCTGGCGGCTTCGATCAAAATGTCGCGAAGCGGGCTTGGTAATCCGCAGAAGCCGATCGGCAGTTTCCTGTTCAGCGGGCCGACCGGCGTGGGCAAGACCGAGGTGGCACGTCAGCTCGCCTATACGATGGGTGTGGAATTGATCCGCTTCGATATGTCGGAATACATGGAGCGCCATGCGGTGTCCCGGCTGATCGGCGCGCCACCGGGTTATGTCGGGTTCGACCAGGGTGGGTTGCTGACCGAACAAATTGCGAAGCATCCGTATTCGGTGGTGCTGCTCGACGAAATCGAAAAGGCTCACCCTGACATCTTCAACATCATGCTGCAGGTGATGGACCACGGTACGCTCACCGACAACAACGGTCGCAAGGCGGATTTCCGCAATACGGTAATCGTCATGACCACCAACGCCGGCGCCGCGGAACTGTCCAAAACCACGATGGGATTCACCCAGCAGCGCGCCGTGGGCGACGAGATGGCGGAAATCAAGCGTATGTTCACGCCGGAATTCCGCAATCGGCTCGACGCCATCATTTCCTTTGCCGCGCTTTCCCAGGAAATCATCGTGCGGGTTGTGGACAAGTTCCTGATGCAACTCGAAGAACAGTTGCACGAAAAGAAGGTGGAGGTCGCGTTTACCGATGCGCTCAAGGCTTATCTTGCCAAGAACGGGTTTGATCCGCATATGGGAGCGCGTCCGATGGCTCGCCTGATCCAGGACACCATACGCAGCGCGCTGGCCGACGAACTGCTGTTCGGAAAGCTCGCCGGCGGCGGCAGCGTTACGGTGGATGTCGATGCCGAAGGAAAAACGAAATTGCAGATCAACGAGGCCAAGCGCGAAACCAAGGACAAGGAAGAAAGCGTCGCCTGA
- a CDS encoding sulfurtransferase codes for MSHTTLISVVDLAKHLDDPAFVIFDCRHELTNPEFGIEAYAQSHILNARFAHLDRDLAAPLTGRNGRHPLPDPNVFADWLARMGVSNDKQVIGYDNAGGVYGSRLWWMLRWMGHQSVAVLDGGWQAWLAAGQPVTARVPVPKPSRFTGTPQKSPVNAKYVLEHLHSPDMVMIDARANDRYHGQNETIDPIGGHIPGALNRFFKDNLTPQGLFKSPEQLRDDFRPFVGNGSPEIIVSQCGSGVTACHNLLAMEIAGLKGGRLYPGSWSEWIADPSRPRAT; via the coding sequence ATGAGCCATACCACGCTGATTTCCGTCGTCGATCTTGCGAAGCACCTTGATGATCCGGCATTCGTGATTTTCGATTGCCGTCACGAGCTGACCAACCCGGAATTCGGCATCGAGGCCTATGCGCAATCCCATATTCTGAACGCTCGGTTCGCGCACCTGGATCGCGACCTCGCCGCGCCCCTGACCGGGCGCAATGGACGGCATCCGCTGCCGGATCCGAACGTGTTCGCCGACTGGCTCGCGCGCATGGGCGTGTCGAACGACAAGCAGGTGATCGGCTACGACAACGCCGGAGGCGTGTACGGCTCGCGATTGTGGTGGATGCTGCGCTGGATGGGACATCAAAGCGTAGCCGTGCTCGATGGCGGCTGGCAGGCATGGCTCGCCGCCGGACAACCGGTTACTGCCAGAGTGCCCGTGCCGAAGCCGAGCCGATTCACGGGCACACCTCAAAAATCTCCGGTGAATGCGAAATACGTGCTGGAGCATCTGCATTCGCCGGACATGGTGATGATCGATGCGCGCGCCAATGATCGCTATCACGGACAGAACGAGACCATCGACCCGATAGGCGGTCACATTCCCGGTGCGCTAAATCGATTTTTCAAAGACAATCTGACGCCGCAGGGACTCTTCAAGTCGCCGGAGCAACTGCGCGACGACTTCAGGCCGTTTGTCGGCAACGGATCGCCGGAAATAATCGTGAGCCAATGCGGTTCGGGCGTAACAGCGTGCCACAACCTGCTGGCGATGGAGATCGCCGGATTGAAGGGAGGGCGGCTCTATCCAGGCTCCTGGAGCGAGTGGATCGCCGATCCCTCCAGACCGCGCGCCACCTGA
- a CDS encoding aromatic ring-hydroxylating dioxygenase subunit alpha, producing the protein MTDLANVSALTRTPVQLPIDWYFDPQVAEIEQKLLFEGGPGYVGHELMVPEVGDYRSLDWMNHAKVLVRNQSGLELLSNVCRHRQSIMLKGRGHAQNIVCPLHRWTYDMSGKLLGAPHFPGNPCLDLGKTALTGWNGLQFAGPRDPNRDLASLGVLADLDFSGYTLDRVVTHEYPVNWKTFIEVYLEDYHVGPFHPGLGQFVDAEDLKWEFGDWYSVQTVGLNQALGKPGTAAYQKWHEAVLRYNNGEMPKQGAIWLTYYPNVMVEWYPNVLVVSTILPRNPEHCTNIVEFYYPEDIVLFEREFVEAEQKAYAETAREDEEICVRMTEGRRALHQQHRNEFGPYQSPMEDGMIHFHEFVRARIQPHL; encoded by the coding sequence ATGACCGACCTGGCTAATGTTTCCGCCTTGACCCGAACGCCGGTGCAACTGCCGATCGATTGGTATTTCGATCCGCAGGTCGCCGAAATCGAACAGAAACTCCTGTTCGAGGGCGGGCCGGGTTACGTCGGTCATGAATTGATGGTTCCCGAAGTGGGAGATTACCGCTCACTCGACTGGATGAACCACGCAAAGGTGTTGGTGCGCAACCAGAGCGGCCTGGAGCTGCTGTCGAACGTCTGCCGCCACCGGCAGTCGATCATGCTGAAAGGCCGCGGTCACGCCCAGAACATCGTGTGCCCGTTGCACCGCTGGACTTACGACATGTCGGGCAAATTGCTCGGCGCTCCGCATTTTCCGGGCAATCCCTGCCTCGATCTCGGCAAGACAGCGTTGACTGGCTGGAATGGCCTTCAGTTCGCAGGACCGCGCGATCCGAATCGCGATTTGGCGAGCTTGGGCGTGCTCGCCGACCTGGATTTTTCCGGCTATACGCTTGATCGTGTGGTTACCCATGAATACCCGGTCAACTGGAAGACATTCATCGAGGTTTATCTCGAGGACTACCACGTCGGACCTTTTCATCCGGGACTCGGACAATTCGTGGACGCCGAAGACCTCAAATGGGAGTTCGGCGACTGGTACAGCGTCCAGACCGTGGGACTCAACCAGGCGCTGGGCAAACCTGGCACTGCAGCCTATCAAAAGTGGCACGAAGCCGTCCTGCGTTACAACAATGGCGAGATGCCGAAACAAGGCGCGATCTGGCTGACGTATTACCCGAATGTCATGGTCGAATGGTATCCGAACGTGCTGGTTGTCAGCACCATCCTGCCGAGAAATCCAGAACACTGCACCAATATCGTGGAATTCTATTATCCGGAAGACATCGTGCTGTTCGAGCGCGAGTTTGTCGAAGCGGAGCAAAAAGCCTACGCCGAGACCGCAAGGGAAGATGAAGAAATCTGCGTGCGCATGACGGAAGGTCGCCGCGCACTCCATCAGCAGCATCGCAACGAGTTCGGCCCGTACCAGTCGCCGATGGAAGACGGCATGATTCATTTTCATGAATTCGTGCGCGCCCGCATTCAACCGCATCTGTAA
- a CDS encoding exodeoxyribonuclease VII small subunit, with product MTKSKSQNPQSFEAALAEIESIVAAMEAGQLPLEQSLSAYKRGAELLQYCQTRLQEAQQQVKILEAGILKNFDGDDGAD from the coding sequence GTGACCAAATCCAAATCCCAGAACCCGCAATCCTTCGAGGCCGCGCTGGCCGAGATCGAGAGTATCGTCGCCGCGATGGAGGCGGGACAACTGCCGCTCGAGCAATCGTTGAGCGCCTACAAGCGTGGCGCTGAACTGCTCCAGTACTGCCAGACGCGACTCCAGGAGGCCCAGCAACAGGTCAAGATCCTCGAAGCCGGCATACTCAAGAATTTCGACGGTGACGACGGCGCCGACTGA
- a CDS encoding polyprenyl synthetase family protein → MLDRQDRIEKTLHAMLPAPEIAPARLHSAMRYAVLGGGKRVRPLLAYGAGELASAPPERVDCAAAAVEMIHAYSLVHDDMPAMDDDVLRRGRPTVHVEFDEATALLVGDSLQSLAFQMLSERRLADDARRQVEMVELLARASGSRGMAGGQAIDLESTAKTLAVPELEFMHIHKTGALIRASVALGARCGNGLSDAQLNQLDHFSKFIGLAFQVVDDVLDADSSTATLGKTAGKDARNNKPTYVSALGLERARELARELRDNALRALESLPENGGRLRQLADFVVLRKF, encoded by the coding sequence ATGCTGGACCGCCAGGACCGCATCGAGAAGACTCTGCATGCCATGCTGCCGGCGCCCGAGATCGCACCGGCACGCTTGCATTCCGCCATGCGTTACGCCGTGCTCGGTGGCGGCAAACGGGTCAGGCCGCTTCTGGCATACGGTGCTGGTGAACTCGCGTCCGCGCCGCCGGAAAGGGTCGATTGCGCAGCAGCTGCAGTCGAAATGATTCACGCCTATTCGCTGGTGCACGACGATATGCCGGCGATGGATGACGATGTGCTGCGCAGGGGCAGGCCGACCGTGCATGTCGAATTCGACGAAGCAACCGCGCTTCTCGTCGGCGACAGCCTGCAGAGCCTGGCTTTCCAGATGTTGTCCGAACGCCGGCTTGCGGACGATGCGCGCCGGCAAGTGGAAATGGTCGAATTGCTGGCGCGCGCAAGCGGTTCCCGCGGCATGGCAGGAGGACAGGCGATCGATCTGGAATCGACCGCCAAGACACTCGCTGTGCCCGAGCTGGAATTCATGCATATTCACAAGACCGGCGCCTTGATCCGCGCTTCGGTGGCGCTGGGCGCACGTTGTGGCAATGGGTTGAGCGATGCGCAGCTCAATCAACTGGATCATTTCAGCAAGTTCATCGGACTCGCTTTCCAGGTGGTGGACGATGTGCTCGATGCGGATTCCAGCACCGCAACGCTGGGCAAGACCGCGGGCAAGGATGCGCGCAACAATAAACCTACCTACGTGAGCGCACTGGGTCTCGAGCGTGCGCGCGAACTTGCGAGGGAGTTGCGCGACAACGCTTTGCGCGCGCTGGAATCATTACCGGAAAACGGCGGGCGCCTGCGGCAGCTTGCCGACTTTGTTGTATTGAGAAAATTCTGA
- the dxs gene encoding 1-deoxy-D-xylulose-5-phosphate synthase, which yields MYELLKTIQSPSDLRALERKQLPELARQLREFLIESVAMTGGHLSSNLGTVELTVALHFVFNTPEDRLVWDVGHQTYAHKILTGRRERMSTLRQYGGMAGFPRRVESEFDTFGTAHSSTSISAALGMAVAARMKGEDRRVVAIIGDGAMTAGMAFEALNNAGAMDTNLLVVLNDNDMSISENVGALNNYLARLISGRFYAAAWKTGEKVLRVVPPVLELAKRAEEHVKGMVTPGTLFEEFGFNYIGPIDGHNLDALVSTLTNLRKLDGPQFLHVVTRKGKGYERAEGDPILYHGVTKFDPGAGITPKPATKPTYTQIFGDWLCDMAALDSRLIGITPAMREGSGMVRFSQEYPDRYFDVGIAEQHSLTFAAGLACEGVKPVVAIYSTFLQRAYDQLIHDICIQNLPVLFGIDRAGLVGADGPTHAGSFDLTYLRCLPNMVVMAPSDENECRQMLYTGYQIDAPVAVRYPRGSGPGVSIQQDMAALTMGKGEIRRRGSKVAILAFGALLKPCLEAGERLGATVANMRFVKPLDEELIRELARDHEHLVTVEENTILGGAGSGVLEVMEKQGLQRPTLQLGLPDRFIDQGDPAKLLKDCGLDAEGIHQSIARFIAE from the coding sequence ATGTACGAACTGCTGAAGACCATCCAATCCCCCTCCGATTTGCGCGCACTCGAGCGCAAGCAATTGCCCGAACTTGCGCGCCAGTTGCGCGAATTCCTGATCGAATCGGTCGCAATGACCGGCGGGCATCTCTCCTCGAACCTGGGTACCGTGGAACTCACGGTGGCGCTGCACTTTGTGTTCAACACCCCGGAGGATCGGCTGGTATGGGACGTGGGGCATCAGACGTACGCGCACAAGATCCTGACCGGACGGCGTGAACGCATGTCGACGCTGCGCCAGTACGGCGGCATGGCCGGGTTCCCGCGCCGTGTAGAGAGCGAGTTCGATACTTTCGGCACCGCGCATTCGAGTACGTCGATCAGTGCTGCTCTGGGAATGGCAGTGGCCGCGCGCATGAAAGGAGAGGATCGACGGGTAGTGGCAATCATCGGCGACGGCGCCATGACCGCCGGAATGGCTTTCGAGGCATTGAACAACGCCGGCGCGATGGATACCAACCTTCTTGTGGTACTGAACGACAACGACATGTCGATCTCAGAAAACGTGGGCGCGCTGAACAACTATCTTGCCCGGCTGATATCCGGACGGTTTTACGCCGCGGCGTGGAAAACCGGTGAGAAGGTTCTCCGCGTGGTGCCACCGGTGCTGGAGCTTGCAAAGCGAGCGGAGGAGCACGTCAAGGGCATGGTTACGCCAGGCACGCTGTTCGAGGAATTCGGTTTCAACTATATCGGGCCGATCGATGGTCACAATCTCGATGCGCTGGTATCGACGCTGACCAACCTCAGAAAACTCGATGGCCCGCAGTTCCTGCACGTGGTCACGCGCAAGGGCAAGGGCTACGAACGGGCCGAAGGCGATCCGATCCTCTATCACGGGGTGACGAAGTTCGATCCCGGCGCAGGCATTACACCGAAGCCGGCAACCAAGCCGACTTACACCCAGATTTTCGGCGATTGGCTATGCGACATGGCAGCCCTGGATTCGCGTTTGATCGGCATCACGCCGGCGATGCGAGAAGGTTCGGGCATGGTGCGCTTTTCGCAGGAATATCCGGATCGGTATTTCGATGTCGGCATTGCCGAGCAGCACTCGCTGACATTTGCGGCCGGACTGGCTTGCGAAGGGGTGAAGCCGGTTGTCGCGATCTATTCGACTTTTCTGCAGCGCGCCTACGACCAACTCATTCACGACATCTGCATCCAGAACCTTCCGGTGCTGTTCGGGATCGACCGTGCCGGCCTGGTGGGGGCGGACGGTCCGACACACGCGGGCAGCTTCGATCTGACCTATCTGCGTTGTTTGCCGAACATGGTGGTCATGGCCCCATCGGACGAGAATGAATGCCGGCAGATGCTCTACACCGGATATCAGATCGATGCACCAGTCGCCGTGCGTTATCCGCGGGGCAGCGGACCCGGTGTGTCCATCCAGCAGGACATGGCGGCTCTGACTATGGGAAAAGGCGAGATACGGCGCCGCGGCAGCAAAGTGGCGATTCTGGCGTTTGGCGCATTACTCAAACCCTGCTTGGAGGCCGGCGAAAGGTTGGGCGCGACGGTGGCGAACATGCGCTTCGTGAAACCGCTCGACGAAGAACTGATCCGGGAACTTGCCCGGGACCACGAGCATCTGGTGACCGTGGAAGAGAACACCATCCTCGGCGGAGCCGGCAGCGGAGTCCTGGAGGTGATGGAGAAACAAGGACTGCAGAGGCCGACGTTGCAACTCGGGTTGCCCGATCGTTTCATCGATCAAGGTGATCCCGCAAAACTATTGAAGGATTGCGGGCTGGATGCCGAAGGAATTCATCAATCCATTGCGCGATTCATAGCTGAGTAG
- a CDS encoding GTP cyclohydrolase I FolE2 yields MNSPDSFAIPDVQGSTDTRRLAIDKVGIKAIRHPVRVADRDGGVQHTIAAFNMYVGLPHNFKGTHMSRFVEILNSHEREISVESFETMLRDMVKRLEAEFGRIEMTFPYFVNKAAPVSGVKSLMDYEITFAGEVSGDGYSFTMKVVVPVTSLCPCSKKISEYGAHNQRSHVTITARTNSHVWIEELVRIAEQESSCELYGLLKRPDEKYVTERAYDNPKFVEDLVRDVATALNQDKRIDGYVVESENFESIHNHSAYAQIEKNPKAS; encoded by the coding sequence ATGAATTCCCCGGATAGCTTCGCGATTCCAGACGTGCAGGGCTCGACGGATACCCGCCGCCTCGCAATCGACAAGGTCGGCATCAAGGCCATTCGCCATCCCGTGCGCGTGGCGGACCGCGACGGTGGTGTCCAGCACACCATCGCGGCTTTCAACATGTACGTGGGGCTGCCGCACAATTTCAAGGGTACCCACATGTCGCGCTTCGTCGAGATTCTGAATTCCCACGAACGCGAAATTTCGGTCGAGTCCTTCGAGACGATGCTGCGCGACATGGTCAAGCGGCTGGAAGCCGAGTTCGGCCGCATTGAAATGACTTTTCCCTACTTCGTCAACAAGGCCGCTCCGGTGTCCGGGGTGAAGAGCCTGATGGATTACGAGATCACGTTTGCCGGCGAAGTGTCCGGCGACGGCTATTCGTTCACGATGAAAGTTGTGGTGCCGGTGACCAGCCTGTGCCCGTGTTCGAAAAAGATTTCCGAATATGGCGCGCACAATCAGCGCTCGCACGTGACGATCACGGCGCGTACCAACTCGCATGTCTGGATCGAGGAACTCGTGCGCATCGCCGAGCAGGAGTCCTCATGCGAACTGTACGGCCTGCTGAAGCGCCCGGACGAGAAGTACGTCACCGAGCGCGCTTACGACAATCCCAAGTTCGTCGAGGATCTGGTGCGCGATGTAGCGACTGCGCTGAACCAAGACAAGCGGATCGATGGCTACGTCGTGGAATCGGAGAACTTCGAGTCGATTCATAACCACTCGGCGTACGCGCAGATCGAAAAGAATCCGAAGGCAAGTTAG
- a CDS encoding NAD-dependent epimerase/dehydratase family protein, giving the protein MSELHVVFGTGPLGLAVMRELRRRGKHVRMINRSSRVRFEKDLHTEVGGIDAADPGRTREVCEGAVVVYHCIGLPYPRWTEFPSIAAGIVEGAAFAGAKLVYADNLYAYGAVDRPMTEELPLNAATKKGRLRAGIARSLMSANNAGKVRGAIGRGSDFFGPFATDAAMMGSRVFGRALAGRSAQAIGDPDRLHTYTFIDDFGNALVTLGEREEALGKAWHVPSAPAIATRSFVEKVYGELGKRTKLSTAPRFAIALLGRFDENVRELQEMLYQFERDFVMDSSRFESTFGAQPTPLAQAIGQTLDWYRSRVT; this is encoded by the coding sequence GTGAGCGAACTGCATGTGGTCTTCGGCACCGGGCCGCTCGGACTGGCGGTAATGCGCGAGCTGCGCCGCCGCGGCAAGCATGTGCGCATGATCAACCGCTCCAGCCGGGTCAGGTTCGAAAAGGATCTGCACACGGAAGTCGGCGGCATCGATGCCGCCGATCCCGGGCGGACGCGCGAAGTCTGCGAAGGGGCGGTGGTGGTCTATCACTGCATCGGCCTGCCCTACCCGCGCTGGACGGAATTTCCGTCGATTGCGGCGGGTATCGTCGAGGGCGCGGCATTCGCAGGGGCGAAGCTCGTCTACGCCGACAATCTCTACGCCTATGGCGCGGTGGACAGGCCGATGACCGAGGAACTGCCGTTGAACGCCGCAACGAAGAAAGGCCGCCTTCGCGCCGGCATTGCCCGGTCGCTGATGAGCGCAAACAACGCAGGTAAGGTCCGGGGCGCGATCGGACGTGGATCCGATTTTTTTGGTCCTTTCGCCACCGACGCGGCAATGATGGGCAGCCGCGTATTCGGACGGGCGCTGGCCGGCAGGTCCGCGCAAGCGATCGGCGATCCCGATCGCCTGCATACCTACACTTTCATCGACGACTTCGGCAATGCGCTGGTCACGCTCGGGGAGCGTGAAGAAGCATTGGGCAAAGCCTGGCATGTGCCGAGCGCCCCGGCGATTGCTACGCGCAGCTTTGTGGAAAAAGTTTACGGCGAGCTCGGAAAGCGCACGAAGCTGAGCACAGCCCCGCGTTTTGCGATCGCTTTGCTGGGGCGATTCGACGAAAACGTCCGGGAACTTCAGGAAATGCTTTACCAGTTCGAACGCGATTTCGTCATGGATTCGAGCCGGTTCGAATCGACATTCGGCGCGCAGCCGACGCCGCTGGCCCAGGCAATCGGGCAAACGCTGGACTGGTACCGCAGCCGCGTGACTTGA